In the Polyangiaceae bacterium genome, one interval contains:
- the trxA gene encoding thioredoxin, with translation MNHHRCKNCGAFNRVPPSGGKTPVCGRCKQRLDTTGAPQEVNGEELARALDASPVPVLVDFWAPWCGPCRMAAPILDTIARSNAGRISVLKLNTDANQNAAARHGVQGIPLFVMFRGGREAARQTGLLPQPAFERWVAQVST, from the coding sequence ATGAATCACCACCGCTGCAAGAACTGCGGCGCGTTCAACCGCGTGCCGCCGTCTGGAGGCAAAACGCCTGTATGCGGCCGCTGCAAACAGCGCCTGGACACGACTGGCGCACCTCAGGAGGTCAATGGCGAGGAACTGGCACGCGCCCTGGACGCATCGCCGGTTCCCGTGCTGGTCGACTTCTGGGCTCCATGGTGCGGACCATGCCGAATGGCGGCGCCGATACTGGACACCATCGCCAGGAGCAACGCAGGTCGAATCTCAGTGCTGAAACTGAACACCGATGCCAACCAGAACGCGGCGGCACGTCATGGGGTGCAAGGCATACCGCTGTTCGTGATGTTTCGCGGTGGCCGCGAGGCCGCGCGTCAAACTGGGCTTCTCCCGCAACCCGCGTTCGAGCGATGGGTCGCGCAGGTGAGCACCTAG
- a CDS encoding alpha/beta fold hydrolase — MTRLLLGFALFCFLPGCGDDGDSAGSPGTGGLAGAGSGGMAGVGAGGSGGQVCVAPGSESVSVQNDYGTLGGVLEVPAACPDTVVLFLSGSGSQDRDGNAYGSATDMYKTVATALRDSAGVATLRFDDHGIKDSVSAAPALKDFTFDLEVRDAARWVEWLRTDGRFSKVVIAGHSQGSLTGILADRQAPIDGFISLAGAGRPVGKLIIEQVQAKLSGAQLDELKQAVADLEAGKLPGPLTPPLDQIIPTDTQPYLVTWMKWDPAAEVANLKAPTIIAQGTTDRQVKVSDAEALATAKPDAQLLIVNDMCHTLKQATWDTAQQKAAYTDPSVPLAAGLVDGLATFLTTLP; from the coding sequence ATGACTCGCTTGTTGTTGGGTTTCGCCCTGTTTTGCTTCTTGCCTGGCTGCGGTGATGACGGTGATTCCGCTGGCAGCCCGGGGACCGGAGGCCTGGCGGGAGCGGGGTCTGGGGGTATGGCCGGGGTCGGGGCAGGCGGCAGCGGCGGGCAGGTCTGCGTCGCGCCCGGCAGCGAGTCCGTGAGTGTGCAGAACGACTACGGGACACTTGGTGGCGTGCTCGAGGTCCCGGCGGCCTGCCCCGATACCGTCGTACTCTTCCTTTCGGGCTCGGGCTCGCAAGATCGAGACGGCAATGCCTACGGCAGTGCGACGGACATGTACAAGACCGTCGCGACTGCATTACGCGACAGCGCCGGCGTGGCCACGCTTCGCTTCGACGACCATGGCATCAAAGACAGCGTGAGTGCTGCGCCAGCCCTGAAGGACTTCACTTTCGATTTGGAGGTCCGCGATGCCGCTCGTTGGGTCGAGTGGTTGCGCACGGATGGCCGCTTCTCGAAGGTGGTCATCGCCGGTCACAGTCAGGGGTCGCTCACTGGAATCCTCGCGGATCGGCAGGCGCCCATCGACGGCTTCATTTCGCTCGCTGGCGCGGGCCGACCGGTGGGCAAGCTCATCATCGAGCAGGTGCAAGCCAAGCTGTCTGGGGCGCAGCTGGACGAGTTGAAGCAGGCCGTTGCAGATCTGGAGGCGGGAAAGCTACCGGGCCCTCTGACCCCGCCCTTGGATCAGATCATTCCGACGGACACTCAGCCCTACCTCGTCACCTGGATGAAGTGGGATCCCGCGGCCGAGGTCGCCAATTTGAAGGCACCCACGATCATCGCGCAAGGCACGACGGATCGTCAGGTGAAAGTGTCGGATGCGGAAGCCCTGGCTACGGCCAAACCCGATGCGCAGCTGCTGATCGTGAACGACATGTGCCACACCCTCAAGCAAGCCACCTGGGACACCGCGCAGCAGAAGGCGGCCTACACGGACCCGAGCGTCCCGCTGGCAGCAGGCCTCGTCGACGGGCTGGCGACTTTCCTCACTACACTGCCGTGA
- a CDS encoding ABC transporter permease, with protein MTAWRRALAHPALRALLPLLAVALVGAIFNRDGAFFEWQTHRAMLREISVHGILACGMTVVIITAGIDLSVGSVLALSAVSFALFTMPLGWSAALAVVVTLGVGLSVGAVNGVLVALPRIQAFVVTLASMVFARGLAKQLADGKKVTSSFQVADGSFVSVPQPAIFETIDARVLGDNVSVVTLVFLGCAALTWFILARLEMGRYLYAVGGSAEAARLSGVPVRATLIFAYAFAGVLSAVAGICQAAQETHGDPETGLGYELDAIAMVVLGGTSLMGGRGGIGLTLIGALTLGTLQKVLSLNAFSTEARLMLTGVIIIAAVLFQMVMRSRAREG; from the coding sequence GTGACGGCCTGGCGTCGGGCGCTTGCTCATCCGGCGCTTCGCGCTCTGCTGCCGCTGCTGGCGGTTGCCTTGGTCGGCGCGATCTTCAATCGCGATGGGGCCTTTTTCGAGTGGCAGACCCACCGCGCCATGCTGCGCGAGATCAGTGTCCACGGCATTCTGGCCTGCGGAATGACCGTCGTGATCATCACCGCGGGCATCGATCTCTCCGTCGGTAGCGTGCTTGCCCTCAGCGCTGTGTCCTTCGCCCTCTTCACCATGCCGCTCGGTTGGTCGGCGGCTCTGGCCGTGGTCGTGACCCTTGGCGTCGGCCTGAGCGTCGGTGCGGTCAATGGCGTGCTGGTGGCGCTGCCACGCATTCAGGCTTTCGTCGTGACTCTCGCTAGCATGGTGTTCGCGCGTGGCTTGGCAAAGCAATTGGCCGACGGCAAGAAGGTCACCTCCAGCTTTCAGGTCGCCGACGGCAGCTTCGTCAGCGTGCCGCAGCCCGCCATCTTCGAGACCATCGATGCGCGCGTGCTCGGCGACAACGTATCCGTCGTCACGCTCGTGTTTCTCGGGTGTGCCGCCTTGACCTGGTTCATCCTCGCGCGCCTGGAGATGGGGCGCTATCTGTACGCCGTGGGCGGCTCGGCCGAGGCGGCGCGGCTGTCCGGCGTGCCAGTGCGCGCGACGCTGATCTTCGCCTACGCCTTCGCCGGGGTGCTGTCCGCGGTGGCGGGCATTTGCCAGGCAGCGCAGGAAACGCACGGCGACCCCGAAACGGGCCTCGGCTACGAACTCGACGCCATCGCCATGGTAGTGCTCGGGGGCACGAGCTTGATGGGGGGGCGCGGCGGCATCGGGCTCACCCTGATCGGCGCGCTCACCTTGGGCACCCTGCAGAAGGTGCTCAGCCTGAACGCCTTCAGCACCGAGGCTCGGCTGATGCTCACGGGCGTGATCATCATCGCCGCAGTGCTATTCCAAATGGTGATGCGCTCACGAGCCCGCGAAGGTTAG
- a CDS encoding sugar ABC transporter ATP-binding protein has product MTVPRLELRRLGMSFGPTRALDDVSLSVAAGEIHALVGENGAGKSTLIKILSGVYRDYRGSFLLDGTVVPKHGPRAASAAGIATIHQELSLVPSLSVVDNLRLGQGQSLFGLRRDARDTEWARQILDEHGIEAAPDAVVETLPLATRQLLEIARALTKQGRLLILDEPTSALNEQDVRVLHQRLQSLRARGTSAIYISHHLEEVFQVADRVTVLRDGRHVLTARTDEISKDELVEAMVGTLRRRSDGTRTSASGQTTARLAARGVRVFPGQPGELELSVRSGEILGLTGRSGSGASEVLRALAGDAPQDRRPKLTLDAAPLEATTPRTAIASGVVRLSADRADSVLAGMSVRDNAMLSSLRRFCRAGMLRRVLAAKPIDESAKALRLKAPSPTAEAGALSGGNQQKVALMRALLTEPKVLLLDEPTRGIDIGAKADIHDLIRGLADSGVSVVVTSTDLDELLWLCDRVIVLERGELAAELSRATMTRHALLSAMTGATP; this is encoded by the coding sequence GTGACCGTTCCTCGTCTGGAGCTACGACGACTCGGCATGAGCTTCGGGCCTACTCGTGCGCTCGACGACGTGTCGTTGAGTGTGGCAGCCGGCGAGATTCACGCACTGGTGGGTGAGAACGGCGCCGGGAAGAGCACGCTGATCAAGATCCTGTCCGGTGTGTATCGCGACTACCGTGGCAGTTTCCTGCTCGACGGGACCGTCGTGCCCAAGCATGGGCCCCGAGCGGCCAGCGCGGCGGGCATCGCGACCATTCACCAGGAACTCTCGCTGGTGCCGTCGCTTTCCGTGGTCGACAACCTTCGACTGGGGCAAGGGCAGTCGTTGTTTGGACTGAGGCGGGACGCTCGAGACACGGAATGGGCTCGCCAGATCTTGGACGAGCACGGGATCGAAGCTGCGCCCGACGCAGTGGTAGAGACGCTGCCTCTGGCGACGCGCCAGTTGCTCGAGATCGCACGAGCCCTCACCAAACAAGGACGTTTGCTCATTCTGGACGAGCCCACCAGTGCCCTGAACGAACAGGACGTTCGAGTGCTGCACCAGCGCCTTCAATCCCTTCGCGCGCGCGGGACCAGTGCGATCTACATCTCCCATCACTTGGAGGAGGTCTTTCAGGTTGCCGATCGCGTTACGGTCTTGCGCGACGGGCGGCACGTGCTCACGGCCCGCACCGACGAGATCTCCAAGGATGAGTTGGTAGAAGCCATGGTGGGCACCCTGCGGCGGCGAAGCGACGGCACGAGAACGTCAGCGAGCGGCCAGACCACCGCGCGGCTCGCGGCCCGCGGCGTGCGCGTGTTCCCGGGGCAACCGGGGGAGCTCGAGCTTTCCGTGCGGAGCGGCGAGATCCTCGGGCTCACCGGCCGATCCGGGTCGGGGGCTAGCGAAGTCCTGCGCGCCCTCGCGGGAGACGCACCGCAGGATCGGCGACCCAAGCTGACCCTGGACGCCGCGCCCCTCGAAGCGACGACGCCGCGCACGGCGATTGCATCCGGAGTAGTGCGCCTGAGCGCCGATCGCGCCGATAGCGTGCTTGCTGGCATGAGCGTGCGCGACAACGCGATGCTCTCCAGTCTACGACGCTTCTGTCGCGCGGGAATGTTGAGGCGAGTGCTAGCTGCCAAGCCGATTGACGAGAGTGCCAAGGCGCTGCGGCTCAAGGCGCCATCCCCAACCGCGGAAGCAGGCGCGCTATCCGGCGGCAATCAGCAGAAGGTGGCGCTGATGCGCGCGTTGCTGACAGAGCCGAAGGTGCTGCTATTGGACGAGCCCACCCGCGGCATCGATATCGGTGCCAAGGCGGACATCCATGACTTGATCCGTGGGCTGGCCGACTCCGGTGTGAGCGTCGTGGTGACGAGCACGGATCTCGACGAACTGCTGTGGCTCTGTGACCGCGTCATCGTGCTGGAGCGAGGCGAGCTTGCAGCGGAGCTTTCCCGTGCGACGATGACGCGCCATGCACTCCTCTCGGCCATGACCGGAGCGACCCCGTGA
- a CDS encoding 4Fe-4S binding protein: MTTPALRDLFLGLLPHRAPTGLLRVGAPGPDAPVLLTGNYTETVRRLRGALQGLDAWVLCANSKGVNVWCAAGGGHLTHHDVISVLRTSGVDQRVSHRELILPQLAATGVERRIITARTGWKVRWGPAQLDDLPAFLARGRRVHAAERTARFPLAERLRMASMWGGPMLALALPPLGLLLDLRVALAGAVCIALLVTGPFVALPWLGLRRRSTSLGLFGALGAATGALVLLALSSATLTHLVVLALTAVLFALVLSVDIAGTTPWYPSTIGEHANPVTLELVDDRCTGAADCVQVCPREVFHMNGQRRKVELVHPERCIRCAACIVQCPEDALRFRYRDGSVVEAETIRRTRVNLMGKRAVQLSS, encoded by the coding sequence ATGACGACCCCCGCACTGAGAGATTTGTTCCTGGGCCTGCTACCGCATCGCGCCCCAACGGGGCTCTTGCGTGTGGGCGCACCTGGGCCGGACGCGCCGGTGCTCTTGACGGGCAACTACACGGAAACCGTGCGGCGACTCCGCGGCGCGCTGCAGGGCCTGGACGCCTGGGTGCTGTGTGCAAACAGCAAAGGCGTCAACGTGTGGTGTGCCGCCGGAGGCGGACACCTGACACACCACGACGTGATCAGCGTTCTGCGCACGAGCGGCGTCGACCAGCGCGTGAGTCACCGCGAGCTCATTCTGCCGCAGCTGGCCGCTACCGGTGTCGAGCGCAGGATCATCACGGCGCGAACTGGTTGGAAGGTACGCTGGGGGCCAGCGCAGCTCGACGACTTGCCTGCGTTTCTTGCCCGTGGGCGGCGGGTACACGCTGCCGAGCGCACTGCGCGCTTTCCCCTGGCCGAGCGGCTGCGCATGGCGTCGATGTGGGGCGGGCCAATGCTGGCACTGGCGCTACCGCCGCTCGGTCTGCTTTTGGATCTGCGGGTCGCTCTCGCTGGCGCGGTATGCATTGCGCTGCTGGTCACGGGGCCCTTCGTGGCGCTGCCGTGGCTCGGGCTTCGGCGCCGCTCTACCAGCCTCGGGCTCTTCGGCGCCCTTGGCGCCGCGACAGGTGCGCTGGTTTTACTGGCGCTCTCGTCAGCGACGCTGACTCACCTGGTGGTGTTGGCACTGACCGCGGTGCTATTCGCCTTGGTGCTGTCTGTCGACATCGCGGGAACGACGCCCTGGTACCCCTCCACGATTGGCGAGCACGCAAACCCAGTGACACTCGAGCTCGTCGACGACCGTTGTACTGGTGCCGCGGACTGTGTTCAGGTCTGCCCTCGTGAAGTGTTCCACATGAACGGACAGCGAAGAAAAGTCGAGCTGGTGCATCCCGAGCGGTGCATTCGTTGCGCCGCTTGCATCGTCCAATGCCCAGAGGACGCCCTGCGATTCCGCTACCGGGATGGCAGCGTTGTCGAGGCGGAAACAATCCGCCGCACCCGCGTGAACTTGATGGGCAAACGCGCCGTCCAGCTGTCGAGCTGA
- a CDS encoding methyltransferase domain-containing protein, with translation MSSFVWMKVLESAPERYDRGIQMLSRGRIDDVYRRIAELAAGPGKRVLDIGTGTGSVALTCAAKGATVVGLDLDAGMLEVARNRAELAGAAIDWKQASAAEIEDVAPAESLDAVVSCLAFSELSEQEQDYALRVARTRLVPGGVLVIADETRPQGMHGLLHRLLRAPVVAATYALTQTTTRPVVALAERVAKAGFDDVREERCWNGSFVIVSGKA, from the coding sequence ATGAGTAGCTTTGTTTGGATGAAGGTGCTGGAGTCGGCGCCAGAACGCTACGATCGCGGCATCCAGATGCTATCCCGCGGTCGCATCGACGACGTCTATCGGCGAATCGCCGAGCTCGCGGCTGGGCCCGGCAAACGTGTCTTGGACATCGGGACGGGAACCGGTTCCGTGGCTCTGACGTGCGCAGCGAAAGGCGCGACGGTGGTGGGGCTGGATCTGGACGCAGGCATGCTCGAAGTTGCGCGAAACCGTGCAGAACTCGCCGGCGCCGCCATCGACTGGAAGCAGGCAAGCGCCGCAGAGATCGAGGACGTTGCGCCCGCCGAGAGCCTCGACGCAGTCGTCAGTTGCCTCGCTTTCAGCGAGCTCTCGGAGCAAGAGCAAGACTACGCGCTTCGGGTGGCTCGCACGCGCCTCGTGCCCGGAGGCGTGCTGGTCATCGCCGATGAGACGCGACCCCAAGGCATGCACGGCCTGCTTCATCGACTCCTGCGCGCGCCCGTCGTTGCGGCCACCTACGCACTCACTCAAACCACTACGCGCCCCGTGGTTGCGCTTGCCGAGCGTGTCGCCAAAGCCGGCTTCGATGACGTTCGTGAGGAACGGTGCTGGAATGGGTCCTTCGTGATCGTCTCGGGGAAAGCATGA
- a CDS encoding TetR/AcrR family transcriptional regulator, with translation MPRIDASAKRETHRRLLEAAASHFARRGLERANLDEVVRAAGVAKGTLYNYFSSKEELFFAVIEEGARRAAERYAQVQDQGTTRDRLLALAEADVSVLREEEQFMRVVVREAMSFQPATYPRIVEHLSPYLTRVERVIADGVENEELRSDVPTVQLALLFVGTLTMLYVQHWGSDGAWPSLDEVPALAVTTFVDGARRRTA, from the coding sequence ATGCCTCGAATCGATGCCAGCGCGAAGCGCGAGACCCACCGGCGATTGCTCGAGGCTGCCGCGAGCCACTTCGCGAGGCGCGGCCTCGAGCGCGCCAATCTGGACGAAGTCGTGCGCGCCGCGGGGGTCGCGAAGGGCACCCTCTACAACTACTTCTCCTCCAAAGAAGAGCTCTTCTTCGCCGTCATCGAGGAAGGCGCGCGGCGCGCTGCGGAGCGCTACGCGCAAGTCCAGGACCAGGGGACGACTCGGGACCGGCTTCTCGCTTTGGCTGAGGCCGACGTATCCGTGCTGCGTGAAGAAGAGCAGTTCATGCGTGTGGTCGTGCGCGAGGCGATGAGCTTTCAGCCCGCGACCTATCCGCGCATCGTGGAACATCTGAGCCCGTACTTGACGCGCGTGGAGCGGGTCATTGCCGACGGCGTTGAGAACGAAGAGCTGAGAAGCGACGTGCCTACCGTGCAGCTCGCCCTGCTGTTCGTCGGCACTCTCACCATGCTCTACGTGCAGCACTGGGGAAGCGACGGTGCGTGGCCATCCCTGGATGAAGTGCCCGCTCTGGCCGTGACTACGTTCGTCGACGGTGCTCGAAGGAGGACGGCATGA
- a CDS encoding class I SAM-dependent methyltransferase has product MTTPDLEALRRDVMMSMQGAARLHLAYIGITNGLFENLAKAGQSTAAELAAASGVDVGYTVRWCDAAYAFELLDEASPGAFRLTALGDAFRPSKGGTLMPFAVGAVLGAHMSERASGLMRSGERPGEKVLEERETILPWFGPMLEAQFGPFFDSQILPNVPAYRDVDARGGVAVDLGCGNGWYLRRLAKRFEHLRGVGLDGFEANVTGARERAKADGLADRVDVRVGDLHHFSIEEPVDLIAMNRALHHVWDEKENVFRILAEHLAPHGWAVIWEPVWPKDRAALRVPAQRPVAFQNLAEHIQGNHFLHPDEIAAELDKAGFEPNVHLFAEGREAVVTGQKRR; this is encoded by the coding sequence ATGACGACTCCCGACCTCGAGGCGCTCCGGCGCGATGTGATGATGAGCATGCAAGGCGCGGCTCGCCTGCACTTGGCCTATATCGGCATCACCAACGGACTCTTCGAGAATCTCGCCAAGGCGGGGCAATCGACGGCTGCGGAGCTGGCGGCTGCTTCGGGAGTCGACGTCGGCTACACGGTGCGATGGTGCGATGCCGCGTACGCCTTCGAGCTGCTTGACGAGGCGTCCCCGGGAGCTTTTCGTCTTACTGCGCTCGGGGATGCGTTCCGCCCCAGCAAGGGGGGCACCCTGATGCCTTTTGCGGTCGGTGCGGTGCTCGGGGCCCACATGTCGGAGCGCGCCAGTGGATTGATGCGGAGTGGTGAGCGACCGGGCGAAAAGGTCCTGGAAGAGCGCGAGACCATCCTGCCCTGGTTCGGCCCCATGCTGGAGGCGCAGTTCGGCCCCTTCTTCGACTCGCAGATCCTGCCCAACGTGCCCGCCTATCGCGACGTCGACGCCCGCGGTGGCGTGGCCGTCGATCTAGGCTGTGGCAACGGTTGGTACCTGCGTCGGCTCGCCAAGCGCTTCGAGCACCTGCGCGGTGTTGGTCTGGATGGCTTCGAGGCCAACGTGACGGGTGCGCGCGAGCGCGCCAAGGCTGACGGGTTGGCCGATCGCGTCGACGTGCGCGTCGGCGATCTTCACCACTTCAGCATCGAGGAACCCGTCGACCTGATCGCGATGAACCGCGCGCTGCACCACGTGTGGGACGAGAAAGAAAACGTGTTTCGCATCCTCGCCGAGCACCTGGCACCCCACGGTTGGGCGGTGATCTGGGAACCCGTGTGGCCGAAAGATCGCGCGGCGCTGCGCGTGCCGGCACAGCGCCCCGTCGCGTTCCAAAACTTGGCGGAACACATCCAGGGCAATCACTTCCTGCATCCCGACGAGATCGCTGCAGAGCTGGACAAGGCTGGATTCGAGCCCAACGTCCATCTCTTCGCCGAGGGGCGCGAAGCGGTCGTCACGGGGCAGAAGCGACGCTGA
- a CDS encoding substrate-binding domain-containing protein: protein MRRRTFIAGALCLGSAALGCDKKSGAAAAGSGGAEGRLRIAVIPKGTTHEFWKAVHAGAAKASKELDVDVVWKGPLKEDDLKNQVDLVQSFTAQGVSGIVLAPLNDKALIASVKGATRAKIPVVIFDSALAGGDTVSFVATDNRAAGRLAGDRMAELVGKDGKVVLLRYQEGSASTFEREEGFLEAIKKHSGITLVSDNQYGGATTETAFSASESLLLAKGGDKGEIGGVFCPNESTTFGMLLALQKAKLTGKIRFIGFDASDKLVQGVKAGEIDALVLQDPFHMGYTAVKTMVTHLRGGKAESRIDTGATLVSKANMEKPEVARLLKPEIDKWLGK from the coding sequence GTGAGGCGGCGGACGTTCATTGCGGGTGCGCTGTGCTTGGGAAGCGCGGCGCTTGGATGCGACAAGAAGAGCGGAGCGGCAGCCGCGGGCAGCGGTGGCGCCGAGGGACGTTTGCGCATCGCGGTCATTCCCAAGGGCACGACCCACGAGTTTTGGAAGGCCGTGCACGCAGGCGCGGCCAAGGCGTCGAAGGAGCTCGACGTCGACGTCGTGTGGAAGGGCCCGCTCAAAGAAGACGATCTGAAAAACCAGGTCGACTTGGTCCAGAGCTTCACCGCGCAGGGGGTGAGCGGCATCGTCCTGGCCCCCTTGAACGACAAAGCGCTGATCGCCAGCGTGAAGGGCGCCACTCGCGCGAAAATCCCTGTGGTCATCTTCGATTCCGCGTTGGCCGGCGGCGACACGGTCAGCTTCGTGGCGACGGACAATCGCGCCGCGGGCCGCCTGGCGGGCGATCGCATGGCCGAGCTGGTCGGCAAGGACGGCAAGGTCGTGTTGCTACGCTACCAAGAAGGCTCTGCCAGCACCTTCGAGCGCGAGGAAGGCTTTCTGGAAGCGATCAAGAAGCACTCGGGCATCACCCTGGTCAGCGACAACCAATACGGGGGCGCCACCACAGAAACGGCATTCTCCGCGAGTGAAAGCCTGCTCTTGGCCAAAGGCGGCGACAAGGGCGAGATCGGCGGCGTGTTCTGCCCCAACGAGTCCACCACCTTCGGCATGTTGCTGGCGCTGCAGAAGGCGAAGCTGACCGGCAAGATCCGGTTCATCGGTTTCGACGCCTCGGACAAGCTCGTGCAGGGGGTGAAGGCCGGCGAGATCGACGCGTTGGTTCTGCAAGACCCGTTTCACATGGGTTACACGGCGGTCAAGACGATGGTGACGCATTTGCGTGGCGGCAAAGCAGAGAGTCGCATCGACACCGGTGCCACCTTGGTGAGCAAGGCCAACATGGAAAAGCCCGAGGTCGCGCGCTTGTTGAAGCCAGAGATCGACAAGTGGCTGGGCAAGTAG
- a CDS encoding sugar ABC transporter ATP-binding protein, whose protein sequence is MAGQVAPRLSLSKVSKSFGITRAAREVSFEVGAGRVHALLGENGAGKSTLMKIIAGAIAADEGSMALDGAAYAPSTPLWARRQGVAIVYQELSVCPDLTVAENIALGVEPQRYGFLRRPRMEELATQSLAKVAGSETPLAPNRLVGELSSAERQLVEIARAFAASAPKLLILDEPTSSLSAVDAARLLKTVRKLAADGLSVLYISHFLEEVREVADDYTVLRDGAVVESGLVANCDNEHWVRAMAGSAVAHAERRRREPGECVLSLKNLQGAQQPTRASLDLHRGEVLGIAGLVGSGRSELLRAVFGLQPVVSGELRVLSQAGPATPRQRLAAGVGMASEDRKQEGLALSLSIRDNVTLSRLEPYRRKGLLSQRAESAAAAKWVERLQVRCRDLEQPTSELSGGNQQKVALARLLHHDADVWLLDEPTRGIDVRSRAEIHALIDGLAAGGKAVLVVSSSLAELLELCDRIAVMRRGELGAARPVADLDEHALLMEATGA, encoded by the coding sequence GTGGCTGGGCAAGTAGCTCCGCGCCTGAGCCTGTCCAAGGTCAGCAAGTCCTTCGGCATCACGCGAGCTGCGCGAGAAGTCAGCTTCGAGGTCGGGGCGGGGCGAGTGCACGCCCTACTCGGTGAGAACGGTGCCGGCAAAAGCACCCTGATGAAGATCATCGCGGGCGCAATCGCAGCGGACGAAGGCAGCATGGCCCTGGATGGAGCGGCCTACGCTCCGTCGACGCCGTTGTGGGCACGACGGCAAGGCGTGGCCATCGTCTATCAAGAGCTCAGCGTCTGCCCGGATCTCACGGTCGCGGAGAACATCGCCCTGGGCGTCGAACCACAGCGCTACGGCTTCTTGCGGCGGCCGCGCATGGAGGAACTGGCCACGCAGAGCCTGGCCAAGGTCGCCGGCAGCGAGACGCCCCTCGCGCCGAATCGCCTGGTGGGGGAGCTGTCGTCCGCGGAGCGCCAGCTCGTGGAAATCGCCCGCGCCTTTGCCGCTAGCGCTCCGAAGCTGCTGATCTTGGACGAGCCGACGAGCAGCCTGTCGGCGGTCGATGCAGCGCGCTTGCTGAAAACCGTGCGCAAGCTCGCCGCCGACGGGCTCAGCGTGCTCTACATCTCTCACTTCTTGGAAGAAGTGCGCGAAGTGGCCGATGACTACACGGTGCTGCGCGATGGCGCCGTGGTCGAGAGCGGCCTCGTGGCGAACTGCGACAACGAGCACTGGGTCCGCGCGATGGCCGGCTCCGCGGTCGCCCACGCCGAGCGTCGCCGCCGCGAGCCTGGGGAGTGCGTGCTTTCGCTGAAGAACTTGCAGGGCGCCCAGCAGCCCACACGCGCGTCCCTGGATTTGCATCGTGGCGAAGTGCTTGGCATCGCGGGGCTGGTGGGTTCCGGACGCAGCGAGCTGCTCCGTGCGGTGTTCGGCTTGCAGCCAGTCGTGTCGGGCGAGCTGCGCGTACTGTCGCAGGCTGGCCCAGCGACGCCGCGGCAGCGCCTGGCCGCCGGCGTGGGTATGGCGAGCGAGGATCGCAAACAAGAAGGACTCGCGCTGAGCCTCTCCATTCGCGACAACGTCACGCTCAGTCGACTCGAGCCCTATCGGCGGAAGGGACTGCTCAGCCAGCGTGCGGAGTCTGCGGCGGCCGCAAAGTGGGTCGAGCGACTGCAGGTGCGCTGCCGTGACTTGGAGCAACCCACGTCGGAGCTGTCTGGGGGCAATCAGCAGAAGGTCGCGCTGGCGCGGCTGCTGCACCATGACGCCGACGTTTGGCTGCTCGACGAACCGACGCGGGGCATCGACGTGCGCAGTCGCGCGGAGATCCACGCGCTGATTGACGGCCTGGCAGCCGGGGGCAAAGCCGTGCTGGTGGTGTCCAGCAGTCTCGCGGAGCTGCTGGAGCTTTGCGACCGCATCGCCGTGATGCGCCGCGGCGAGCTCGGAGCCGCTCGTCCCGTCGCAGACCTCGACGAACACGCGCTCTTGATGGAGGCGACCGGAGCATGA